The Primulina tabacum isolate GXHZ01 chromosome 7, ASM2559414v2, whole genome shotgun sequence genome includes a window with the following:
- the LOC142551049 gene encoding uncharacterized protein At4g15970-like, translated as MGSHGGGATREGDHCSLELGGSNDQNRHRNRLDYYSVAVKITLVFVVIGLSYLVLNQSSYPSQLFQRSDLYSSSSDSLHQFASDQDDLPSYTNDEINKLESTLKEAAMEDGKTVIITTLNAAWTEPNSIFDLFLESFRIGNQTLHLLDHVMVVALDETAYARCLAAKLHCFNLTTSGVDFTGEAHFMSEDYLKMMWRRIDFLRVVLQMGFNFVFSDADVMWLRDPFPRFYPNADFQIACDHYYENLDSTDLGHSPNGGFNYVKSNNKTIKFYKFWCKSKDYFPGRHDQDVLNKIKMDPYVANLEMEIRFLNTAYFGGFCEPSKDLDVVITMHANCCIGLDNKIHDIQMVIDDWKRYMELGPTGVRNSSTRSWTVPRRCG; from the exons ATGGGTTCTCATGGTGGAGGAGCCACCCGGGAAGGCGACCACTGCTCCCTTGAGCTGGGTGGCTCAAATGATCAGAACCGCCACCGCAATCGCCTCGATTACTATAGTGTAGCTGTTAAAATTACTTTGGTATTTGTGGTCATTGGCCTTTCTTACCTTGTTCTCAATCAATCTTCGTATCCTTCTCAATTATTTCAAAGGTCAGATTTATATTCATCTTCATCTGATTCGTTGCACCAGTTCGCTTCCGACCAAGACGATCTTCCTTCCTAT ACcaatgatgaaataaataaattggaGAGCACATTGAAGGAAGCAGCCATGGAGGACGGGAAAACAGTGATAATCACCACCTTAAATGCGGCGTGGACAGAACCGAATTCGATCTTCGATCTCTTCCTGGAGAGCTTCAGGATCGGAAATCAGACTCTTCACCTGCTGGATCACGTGATGGTTGTGGCATTAGACGAGACCGCCTATGCGCGTTGCTTGGCCGCAAAACTCCACTGTTTCAACTTAACCACCTCCGGCGTCGACTTCACCGGAGAAGCGCATTTCATGAGTGAGGATTACTTGAAAATGATGTGGAGAAGGATCGATTTCCTTCGAGTTGTTCTTCAAATGGGATTCAATTTCGTATTCTCG GATGCGGATGTTATGTGGCTGAGAGACCCATTCCCAAGATTTTACCCAAACGCTGACTTCCAAATAGCCTGCGACCACTACTACGAAAATCTCGACTCCACCGACTTGGGCCACTCCCCAAACGGAGGCTTCAACTACGTCAAATCCAATAACAAAACCATCAAATTCTACAAATTCTGGTGTAAGAGCAAGGATTATTTCCCTGGCAGACACGACCAAGACGTCCTGAACAAGATCAAAATGGATCCTTACGTCGCAAATCTTGAGATGGAGATTAGATTTTTGAACACTGCTTATTTTGGCGGGTTTTGTGAACCCAGCAAGGATCTGGATGTTGTGATTACGATGCATGCAAATTGTTGTATTGGGTTGGACAACAAGATTCATGATATACAGATGGtgattgatgattggaagaggTATATGGAGTTGGGACCGACCGGGGTAAGGAATTCCAGCACGAGATCTTGGACTGTTCCTAGGAGATGTGGATGA